In Phlebotomus papatasi isolate M1 chromosome 1, Ppap_2.1, whole genome shotgun sequence, the following proteins share a genomic window:
- the LOC129804729 gene encoding centrosomal protein of 152 kDa: MNDPGVSVFQGNPSIQVANNSVDEVEEEEDRKRRHGELQEALENLVGEDSAEESELYDPPYGREAVRGDWMMQHDAQGRHFKSSDTEEVAQLRRLLEIASQENFQLKTSLGTELKARDEQIGKLEKHLAIASAEKERANMTRAQTNDLLVESKTKCSELNSTVARLQFSVQELQKQNSDMLVEIENTNRLLRDSEMQLKMAENNARQRKEQLRETERKNAEVDLLQEQVNGLLKKVEDRDMQLKTLEKKYRDLERSREALLVDKTDTINDLMRSLGDTQEQCNELLSRPDLSHENYQLRQKVLALEKQAEEMQKRINVLTSQLEATKRDLNLMETMDTKFLDTDGKLPSSTPMSGEAKYLNVREELYRALAGLKEKREEIRKLQEEIRTKNSEIESLRQSNNDSLIKIAETEKEIMKLTQKVRLHESEETPSGITQDLLRESQMEIEKLKNEYCSLSSAKNELMREINELKSQDFVKQLERLQSECESLTENLKASVEAVKEKDKIIERQKWDHEKEMAKLKEKFEKEKLESITRRRSFRNDSDDCSNCLNQLADVTRQEIQNIQLQKDCANYLREINHLKAELKESADMINDLHARLGLKEEQNRVIADLKEQAAKFGEFIKNCSASSTPQKVDSRDASVSTSPDMEGFSNPALYDQYAKVYAEEIKKLQMEYAEKESRAEEAIKKLSAYRDEMQKEFEEKINMFKVVILSERKEYERLISEKEFERSRSVEEHNKIVNKYKQDFNGLRKQIEELQEMVRELRKQNETEKNAMMDLMTEWNTEKESVKLREIKMQRLIDDTVKKYESAKEKAENYKKYAEQQDAHMQKEYNRIRDSYEKSKIVLEERIEKLRSDYEKITQEKIDKIQKEYARKLDMLKK; the protein is encoded by the exons ATGAACGATCCGGGAGTGAGTGTGTTTCAGGGTAATCCTAGTATCCAAGTGGCCAATAATTCCGTGGATGAAGTGGAAGAAGAGGAAGATCGCAAGCGTCGACATGGTGAGTTGCAGGAAGCTCTTGAAAACTTGGTTGGTGAGGACAGTGCTGAGGAGTCTGAGCTGTATGACCCTCCCTATGGGCGGGAAGCTGTCCGAGGGGATTGGATGATGCAGCACGATGCCCAGGGTAGACATTTTAAATCATCAGATACTGAGGAAGTGGCACAGTTGCGGAGACTCTTGGAAATTGCCTCTCAGGAAAACTTTCAGTTGAAAACTTCCCTGGGCACCGAGCTGAAAGCTCGAGATGAACAGATTGGCAAGCTGGAGAAGCATTTGGCCATTGCCAGTGCTGAAAAGGAACGTGCCAATATGACACGCGCTCAGACAAATGATCTGCTGGTAGAGAGCAAAACAAAGTGCTCAGAATTGAACTCCACAGTTGCCAGGCTCCAATTCAGTGTGCAGGAATTGCAGAAACAGAACTCCGACATGCTAGTGGAGATTGAAAATACCAACAGGCTCCTGAGAGATTCAGAGATGCAGCTAAAGATGGCAGAAAATAATGCAAGGCAGAGGAAGGAGCAACTCCGGGAGACAGAAAGGAAGAATGCAGAGGTGGATTTGCTGCAGGAGCAAGTAAATGGATTGCTAAAGAAGGTAGAGGATCGGGATATGCAGCTGAAAACCCTTGAGAAGAAATACCGGGATTTGGAGAGGAGTCGAGAAGCTCTACTTGTAGACAAAACTGATACAATTAATGACCTTATGCGAAGCCTGGGCGACACCCAGGAGCAGTGCAATGAACTACTGAGTCGTCCAGATCTCAGTCACGAAAATTACCAGCTCCGGCAGAAAGTACTGGCACTGGAGAAGCAAGCTGAGGAGATGCAAAAGCGTATCAATGTGCTGACAAGTCAACTCGAAGCCACAAAGAGGGATCTCAATCTCATGGAGACAATGGATACCAAGTTCCTGGACACCGACGGGAAACTTCCGAGTAGCACACCAATGTCAGGAGAAGCAAAGTACCTGAATGTCCGGGAAGAGCTCTATCGTGCCCTGGCGGGTCTTAAGGAGAAGCGCGAAGAAATACGGAAGCTCCAAGAGGAGATTCGGACGAAAAACAGCGAAATTGAATCCCTCAGACAATCAAACAATGATTCCCTGATAAAAATTGCAGAGACTGAGAAGGAAATCATGAAACTTACCCAGAAAGTTCGTCTCCACGAGAGTGAAGAGACACCCTCAGGAATTACCCAGGATCTCCTTAGAGAATCTCAGATGGAGATCGAGAAGCTGAAGAATGAATATTGCTCACTGTCTTCGGCTAAGAATGAACTCATGAGGGAGATTAATGAATTGAAATCCCAGGATTTTGTTAAGCAACTGGAACGTCTTCAGAGTGAATGTGAATCTCTGACCGAGAACCTCAAAGCCTCAGTGGAAGCTGTCAAGGAGAAGGATAAGATTATAGAGAGGCAGAAATGGGATCATGAGAAGGAGATGGCCAAGTTGAAGGAAAAGTTTGAAAAAG AGAAACTTGAGAGTATCACGAGACGTCGATCATTTAGGAATGATTCTGACGATTGTAGCAATTGTCTTAATCAATTGGCTGATGTCACGCGGcaggaaattcaaaatattcagcTGCAGAAAGACTGTGCAAATTACCTGCGTGAAATCAATCATCTGAAGGCTGAGCTGAAGGAATCTGCAGACATGATAAATGATTTGCATGCGCGATTGGGGCTCAAAGAAGAGCAAAATCGGGTGATTGCTGATTTGAAGGAGCAGGCGGCGAAATTTGgggaatttataaaaaattgcagtgcCTCATCGACGCCTCAGAAGGTGGATTCGCGCGACGCCAGTGTATCCACGTCGCCGGATATGGAGGGATTCAGCAATCCGGCGCTGTATGATCAGTATGCGAAGGTGTATGCTGAGGAGATTAAGAAGCTGCAGATGGAGTATGCTGAGAAGGAGAGTCGTGCTGAAGAGGCAATAAAAAAACTCTCAGCCTACCGGGATGAGATGCAGAAGGAATTTGAGGAGAAGATTAATATGTTTAAGGTGGTGATCCTGTCGGAACGGAAGGAGTACGAGAGGTTGATCAGTGAGAAGGAATTTGAGAGATCGAGATCCGTAGAGGAACAtaacaaaattgtaaacaaGTACAAGCAGGATTTCAATGGATTGAGGAAGCAAATTGAGGAACTGCAGGAGATGGTGAGGGAGCTTAGGAAGCAGAATGAAACAGAGAAAAATGCCATGATGGATCTCATGACTGAATGGAATACTGAGAAGGAGAGTGTTAAGCTGCGGGAAATTAAAATGCAGAGGCTCATTGATGACACGGTCAAAAAGTACGAATCAGCTAAAGAGAAAGCAGAGAACTACAAGAAGTACGCTGAGCAACAGGATGCTCATATGCAGAAGGAATACAACAGGATCCGTGATTCCTATGAAAAGTCCAAAATTGTATTGGAAGAAAGAATAGAAAAATTGAGGAGTGATTATGAGAAAATT acgcaagaaaaaattgataaaattcaaaAGGAATATGCGAGAAAATTGGACAtgctaaaaaaataa
- the LOC129805344 gene encoding patatin-like phospholipase domain-containing protein 2 isoform X2 has translation MNLSFAGCGFLGIYHVGVAICFKQYAPHLLLDKISGASAGSLAAVGLICDLPLAEMTSENLRISMIARSHKLGPFSPRFNINNILLEGLHKFLPADAHLRVNGRLHISLTRVCDGKNVIVSHFNSREELFQALLCACFIPVFSGFLPPRFRGVRYMDGGFSDNLPTINENTVTVSPFCGESDICPRDKSSQLFHINFANTSIELSRQNMNRFSYVLMPPKPEILSNLCQQGFDDALRFLQRNNLINCNRCISVQTQVIIQDTQEYIMEDYDPECKDCTEHRKHASRANLPDTVVNVLQSAIDSANKGIVSWLFKHKLPTVLRRITSFLPSVLPTSLTKSFCHFLAGKCTGMMRILMRILRRFRLKRQYRIKRGLLHLTGQMTLIN, from the exons ATGAATTTATCGTTTGCTGGCTGTGGCTTTCTGGGAATTTATCATGTTGGTGTGGCCATTTGTTTCAAACAATATGCTCCTCATCTGCTCCTGGACAAAATCAGTGGTGCTTCTGCTGGTTCTCTAGCTGCCGTTGGATTAATATGTGACCTGCCGCTGG cCGAGATGACATCGGAGAATCTGAGGATCAGCATGATAGCTAGATCGCACAAACTGGGTCCCTTCAGTCCGCGTTTCAACATCAACAACATCCTCCTTGAGGGTTTACACAAATTCCTGCCCGCCGATGCTCACCTGAGGGTCAATGGGCGTCTCCATATTTCTCTGACGCGTGTCTGTGATGGCAAGAATGTGATTGTGTCCCACTTCAATAGTCGCGAGGAGCTCTTCCAGGCACTCCTCTGTGCCTGTTTCATTCCTGTGTTCTCGGGCTTCCTACCACCTCGTTTCCGTGGTGTACGCTACATGGATGGTGGATTCTCTGACAATTTACCCACCATCAATGAGAACACTGTTACTGTGAGCCCTTTTTGTGGGGAAAGTGATATCTGTCCTAGGGACAAAAGTTCACAGCTTTTTCAT ATAAATTTTGCCAATACGAGCATAGAACTCTCGAGGCAGAATATGAATCGCTTTTCTTATGTGTTAATGCCACCAAAACCGGAAATTCTGTCGAATTTGTGTCAGCAGGGCTTTGACGATGCCCTGCGCTTTCTGCAGCGAAACAATCTCATCAATTGCAACCGGTGCATTTCGGTGCAGACACAGGTAATCATCCAGGATACGCAGGAGTACATCATGGAAGATTATGATCCGGAATGCAAGGATTGCACAGAGCACAGGAAGCATGCTTCCAGGGCGAATCTACCGGATACGGTTGTTAATGTGCTTCAGTCGGCGATCGATTCGGCCAACAAAGGAATTGTCTCGTGGTTGTTTAAGCACAAACTCCCCACAGTTCTGCGAAGGATTACATCCTTCCTGCCCTCAGTTCTGCCCACCTCACTGACAAA AtctttttgtcattttcttgCAGGGAAGTGTACTGGGATGATGAGGATTTTGATGAGAATCCTCCGGAGATTCAGATTGAAAAGGCAATATAGGATCAAAAGGGGACTCCTTCACTTAACCGGCCAAATgacattaataaattaa
- the LOC129805344 gene encoding patatin-like phospholipase domain-containing protein 2 isoform X4 — MNLSFAGCGFLGIYHVGVAICFKQYAPHLLLDKISGASAGSLAAVGLICDLPLAEMTSENLRISMIARSHKLGPFSPRFNINNILLEGLHKFLPADAHLRVNGRLHISLTRVCDGKNVIVSHFNSREELFQALLCACFIPVFSGFLPPRFRGVRYMDGGFSDNLPTINENTVTVSPFCGESDICPRDKSSQLFHINFANTSIELSRQNMNRFSYVLMPPKPEILSNLCQQGFDDALRFLQRNNLINCNRCISVQTQVIIQDTQEYIMEDYDPECKDCTEHRKHASRANLPDTVVNVLQSAIDSANKGIVSWLFKHKLPTVLRRITSFLPSVLPTSLTKEVYWDDEDFDENPPEIQIEKAI, encoded by the exons ATGAATTTATCGTTTGCTGGCTGTGGCTTTCTGGGAATTTATCATGTTGGTGTGGCCATTTGTTTCAAACAATATGCTCCTCATCTGCTCCTGGACAAAATCAGTGGTGCTTCTGCTGGTTCTCTAGCTGCCGTTGGATTAATATGTGACCTGCCGCTGG cCGAGATGACATCGGAGAATCTGAGGATCAGCATGATAGCTAGATCGCACAAACTGGGTCCCTTCAGTCCGCGTTTCAACATCAACAACATCCTCCTTGAGGGTTTACACAAATTCCTGCCCGCCGATGCTCACCTGAGGGTCAATGGGCGTCTCCATATTTCTCTGACGCGTGTCTGTGATGGCAAGAATGTGATTGTGTCCCACTTCAATAGTCGCGAGGAGCTCTTCCAGGCACTCCTCTGTGCCTGTTTCATTCCTGTGTTCTCGGGCTTCCTACCACCTCGTTTCCGTGGTGTACGCTACATGGATGGTGGATTCTCTGACAATTTACCCACCATCAATGAGAACACTGTTACTGTGAGCCCTTTTTGTGGGGAAAGTGATATCTGTCCTAGGGACAAAAGTTCACAGCTTTTTCAT ATAAATTTTGCCAATACGAGCATAGAACTCTCGAGGCAGAATATGAATCGCTTTTCTTATGTGTTAATGCCACCAAAACCGGAAATTCTGTCGAATTTGTGTCAGCAGGGCTTTGACGATGCCCTGCGCTTTCTGCAGCGAAACAATCTCATCAATTGCAACCGGTGCATTTCGGTGCAGACACAGGTAATCATCCAGGATACGCAGGAGTACATCATGGAAGATTATGATCCGGAATGCAAGGATTGCACAGAGCACAGGAAGCATGCTTCCAGGGCGAATCTACCGGATACGGTTGTTAATGTGCTTCAGTCGGCGATCGATTCGGCCAACAAAGGAATTGTCTCGTGGTTGTTTAAGCACAAACTCCCCACAGTTCTGCGAAGGATTACATCCTTCCTGCCCTCAGTTCTGCCCACCTCACTGACAAA GGAAGTGTACTGGGATGATGAGGATTTTGATGAGAATCCTCCGGAGATTCAGATTGAAAAGGCAATATAG
- the LOC129805344 gene encoding patatin-like phospholipase domain-containing protein 2 isoform X3 encodes MNLSFAGCGFLGIYHVGVAICFKQYAPHLLLDKISGASAGSLAAVGLICDLPLAEMTSENLRISMIARSHKLGPFSPRFNINNILLEGLHKFLPADAHLRVNGRLHISLTRVCDGKNVIVSHFNSREELFQALLCACFIPVFSGFLPPRFRGVRYMDGGFSDNLPTINENTVTVSPFCGESDICPRDKSSQLFHINFANTSIELSRQNMNRFSYVLMPPKPEILSNLCQQGFDDALRFLQRNNLINCNRCISVQTQVIIQDTQEYIMEDYDPECKDCTEHRKHASRANLPDTVVNVLQSAIDSANKGIVSWLFKHKLPTVLRRITSFLPSVLPTSLTKLRRELLINTQLEKLFVKLPNKWGEVYWDDEDFDENPPEIQIEKAI; translated from the exons ATGAATTTATCGTTTGCTGGCTGTGGCTTTCTGGGAATTTATCATGTTGGTGTGGCCATTTGTTTCAAACAATATGCTCCTCATCTGCTCCTGGACAAAATCAGTGGTGCTTCTGCTGGTTCTCTAGCTGCCGTTGGATTAATATGTGACCTGCCGCTGG cCGAGATGACATCGGAGAATCTGAGGATCAGCATGATAGCTAGATCGCACAAACTGGGTCCCTTCAGTCCGCGTTTCAACATCAACAACATCCTCCTTGAGGGTTTACACAAATTCCTGCCCGCCGATGCTCACCTGAGGGTCAATGGGCGTCTCCATATTTCTCTGACGCGTGTCTGTGATGGCAAGAATGTGATTGTGTCCCACTTCAATAGTCGCGAGGAGCTCTTCCAGGCACTCCTCTGTGCCTGTTTCATTCCTGTGTTCTCGGGCTTCCTACCACCTCGTTTCCGTGGTGTACGCTACATGGATGGTGGATTCTCTGACAATTTACCCACCATCAATGAGAACACTGTTACTGTGAGCCCTTTTTGTGGGGAAAGTGATATCTGTCCTAGGGACAAAAGTTCACAGCTTTTTCAT ATAAATTTTGCCAATACGAGCATAGAACTCTCGAGGCAGAATATGAATCGCTTTTCTTATGTGTTAATGCCACCAAAACCGGAAATTCTGTCGAATTTGTGTCAGCAGGGCTTTGACGATGCCCTGCGCTTTCTGCAGCGAAACAATCTCATCAATTGCAACCGGTGCATTTCGGTGCAGACACAGGTAATCATCCAGGATACGCAGGAGTACATCATGGAAGATTATGATCCGGAATGCAAGGATTGCACAGAGCACAGGAAGCATGCTTCCAGGGCGAATCTACCGGATACGGTTGTTAATGTGCTTCAGTCGGCGATCGATTCGGCCAACAAAGGAATTGTCTCGTGGTTGTTTAAGCACAAACTCCCCACAGTTCTGCGAAGGATTACATCCTTCCTGCCCTCAGTTCTGCCCACCTCACTGACAAA ATTGAGGAGGGAATTACTAATAAACACCCAACTCGAGAAGCTTTTCGTCAAACTTCCTAACAAATGGGG GGAAGTGTACTGGGATGATGAGGATTTTGATGAGAATCCTCCGGAGATTCAGATTGAAAAGGCAATATAG
- the LOC129805344 gene encoding patatin-like phospholipase domain-containing protein 2 isoform X1 has product MNLSFAGCGFLGIYHVGVAICFKQYAPHLLLDKISGASAGSLAAVGLICDLPLAEMTSENLRISMIARSHKLGPFSPRFNINNILLEGLHKFLPADAHLRVNGRLHISLTRVCDGKNVIVSHFNSREELFQALLCACFIPVFSGFLPPRFRGVRYMDGGFSDNLPTINENTVTVSPFCGESDICPRDKSSQLFHINFANTSIELSRQNMNRFSYVLMPPKPEILSNLCQQGFDDALRFLQRNNLINCNRCISVQTQVIIQDTQEYIMEDYDPECKDCTEHRKHASRANLPDTVVNVLQSAIDSANKGIVSWLFKHKLPTVLRRITSFLPSVLPTSLTKLRRELLINTQLEKLFVKLPNKWGSVENHQVALYSIVENLLFFSSEILFIN; this is encoded by the exons ATGAATTTATCGTTTGCTGGCTGTGGCTTTCTGGGAATTTATCATGTTGGTGTGGCCATTTGTTTCAAACAATATGCTCCTCATCTGCTCCTGGACAAAATCAGTGGTGCTTCTGCTGGTTCTCTAGCTGCCGTTGGATTAATATGTGACCTGCCGCTGG cCGAGATGACATCGGAGAATCTGAGGATCAGCATGATAGCTAGATCGCACAAACTGGGTCCCTTCAGTCCGCGTTTCAACATCAACAACATCCTCCTTGAGGGTTTACACAAATTCCTGCCCGCCGATGCTCACCTGAGGGTCAATGGGCGTCTCCATATTTCTCTGACGCGTGTCTGTGATGGCAAGAATGTGATTGTGTCCCACTTCAATAGTCGCGAGGAGCTCTTCCAGGCACTCCTCTGTGCCTGTTTCATTCCTGTGTTCTCGGGCTTCCTACCACCTCGTTTCCGTGGTGTACGCTACATGGATGGTGGATTCTCTGACAATTTACCCACCATCAATGAGAACACTGTTACTGTGAGCCCTTTTTGTGGGGAAAGTGATATCTGTCCTAGGGACAAAAGTTCACAGCTTTTTCAT ATAAATTTTGCCAATACGAGCATAGAACTCTCGAGGCAGAATATGAATCGCTTTTCTTATGTGTTAATGCCACCAAAACCGGAAATTCTGTCGAATTTGTGTCAGCAGGGCTTTGACGATGCCCTGCGCTTTCTGCAGCGAAACAATCTCATCAATTGCAACCGGTGCATTTCGGTGCAGACACAGGTAATCATCCAGGATACGCAGGAGTACATCATGGAAGATTATGATCCGGAATGCAAGGATTGCACAGAGCACAGGAAGCATGCTTCCAGGGCGAATCTACCGGATACGGTTGTTAATGTGCTTCAGTCGGCGATCGATTCGGCCAACAAAGGAATTGTCTCGTGGTTGTTTAAGCACAAACTCCCCACAGTTCTGCGAAGGATTACATCCTTCCTGCCCTCAGTTCTGCCCACCTCACTGACAAA ATTGAGGAGGGAATTACTAATAAACACCCAACTCGAGAAGCTTTTCGTCAAACTTCCTAACAAATGGGGGTCAGTCGAAAATCATCAAGTTGCACTTTACTCAATAGttgaaaatttgctatttttttcatcagaaatccttttcattaattaa